The DNA window ACCGGAGAAGGCATAAGTTTGGGTTGCGGATTGGAGAAGAGCGCGGTCACGCCCAATTACCTTTCACATGTTCCGGTTTCCTCAGCATCCTAataattggttttatttgagtAGGTTACTTAAGTATGCacgagggtgatttcgttggAATAAGCacctcttccctttttttaacTTTCAAGGGGGGTAAGAAGTTTCcccaaaaaaaaccccaaaacccctttttttttttttttcccccccccccccctttccctcccccccccccccaaaaaaaaaaaaaaaaaaaatttttaaaatagaaaaaaaaaacggggggaaaagaagaaaaaaataaaaaaaaggggagGGGGGGTTCCCCCccccaaaaattaaaataaaaagggcAACCGCCCCACTACCACCACCtagaccccccccccccccttcacccccccccccaaaattttttaaaaaaaaaaaaaaaaaaaaaaaaaaattttttaaaaaaaaaaaaaaaaaaaaaaaaaaaaaaaaaaaaaaaattttttaaaaaaaaataaaattaaaaaaaaaaaacccccaaaaaacaaaaaaaaaaaacccccccaccttcttcttttttttctatattttttattaaaaaaaaaaaaaaaaaaaaaaaaaaatttttaaaaaaaattattttaaaaatataaaaaaattaaaaaatttaaaaattaaaaaaaaaaaaaaaaaaaaaaaaaaaaaaaaaaaaaaaaatcacctataCAAAAAACAGAGTCTGCGGCTATGCGGCTTTTTGCTTACGGGTTTATCACCAGAAAAAGTTATTTACTGATTGAAATTTCTAGTAGTTTGTAACTTTATTGTTACCACCTGTACACCAGAACTGGTGATTCGTTCCGCTTAGTCTTTGGGGAATTTTATAGTCTATtaatctcaattttttcctttaaaggaCTTTGTtaagaagtctgaccatccGGTCGGCGATCTTCCTTTAGTGGGTTTAATATCAAGtgaaacccagtcgctcacggctttGGTCCGGCGGTTGTGCTTGAAActcatcacgtgtccggcctgCCTAATTTTACTTCCTTTCACATGAGtagcagcgtctctgatccgAAGCGTAAGTCAAAGCAGCAAGAAAGGTTGTGTTAAGAGGTGATCACGGAGCCGAACGTTTTTGGTctccttcactacatcctcgattcCCCTATATGCTTCCGCTCGCTTTTTCCTGTCTAGATCGAAGGTAAGGTCGCTTATCATATTAATATGTTATCATGTTAATTTCCCGACTCATAGCAGGCACATTTGGATATtccgttccgttgagcgtgaatgaggCATCAAAAATCCATGTTTCTCATAAACATAGTCTTtcgtagattcagctgaacaCCTATGGTTTCATATGTTTCTTCGAACTCGGCCAGCAATTGTTCCGCTTGGCTGCCGTTAAACATTACCTGGACGatatcatcagcaaagcgcataGGGCGTAGCTGCAggccatcaaccttcactcccatctTGTTCCATTCAAGCTTTTGCATTGCATTCTCGAGAGTAACCGTTAATAATTTTGTGAGCTTGTACCATCCTGACGTAATAATCCCTTGATGTCGATGATAACATTCTCCTAGAATAGTGAAATTTCAGTCGCAAAGTTGCTTTtgtcaactgagtcaaaggcaTATATAACTGGAAGGACATCTTCCACTTTCGTGACATCTCTACGGGCTTCGAAACTGTGATTGTGATCAAAGGTGGTGACCCTTTTCGAAACGTTGCTTCCTCGCATGACTGTCTTTCGTCTAGCACTTTTTCAACCCCATTAAGaatcactcttgtgaagagcttgtaggtGACTGATAGTAACTAGACTGAGCGTTAGTTATCGATGTCATGTGGACCTCCATTCtaatacaacaacacggtctcgTTTGTCTTCCACTGTCTAGGGACCTCGCATTTCGGCAGGTGACGTGTAAAAAGTCTCGCCAGAGCGTTGATGAGATGTGGcggaaaatttcttcagatgATCTCAGATCTTTTCTTGTCGGAACAGAGTGCCCTACAATTTGTTACCGACGTGACAGCATGTGGTACATAGGACTAGAAAACATTTGGAATGACATTTTCGTCAACCCTCAGACGCTGTAGAGACAATGAATGAAGTTGTctaagagatcagagtaggagtcatagatgattttcttcattctctttCTTGGCGCAAAGGTTCCATCTGAGCCTGGTAgaccatttttgttttacgattggTAAAGTTCCAACGGACGTAGCGAgtgctctttctttctctgctgcttttctctctttaagggctttttttttatcactccTCTATCAAGTCTTGTGAGCTGAAAGGTCTTAGAAACGTTTGGCTTTGGAGTCATCAACAATAGCTTTGTAGAAGGTGCagtcttctctgtagaacttttcTAGATCCATacagaaagcttcgactttttcttcgtagcttCGTGTTGAAGCGTAAACGTACCCACCACCTGGAGATCTGCCACGTAACCTCTGTTGGAAGAGATCAGTTGACCTTTCTAGTAccacagaaataaataaataaataaataaatagaataattaaCTATATTCACATCTACATTCTACCATCTGTAGGGCGTGAAGTGTTGCTTCGTTTGGAAAACTGATCAGTCTGGTGTCTCCTATACATATTACTTATGGGTTCATAATGGACGTTTCGTGTTTTCAGTTCGATGGTTCCGAATTGCTCGTCCCGAATACCATTGTCACTGGTGATGGAATTAAGATTTGCCTGTGACTGTAAGATAGACTGTTCCGTAACCGCTGTGTTGTCAACCAAACCCTTCCTTCCACAGCGGTCGATATATTGgtactggagaaaaaaaaacagcattgaCACAACGGCTGGCCCCAGAATGTGATTCTATACACAGCATAATCTTCATAAACCTCAAGTGaatctgaaaattgaaatggaaCGCGTGGACGCATCCGATGGGGATAGATCAATGCTGTGCAATTTGTGCGTCATCCTTGATGTTGTGTATGAGAGTTGCAACAAGCGTGGAACGGCTGCAGCttctttattgttgtttttcttgtttatctaTAATTTAATGAGATTATGTAGATTTACTATCGGTATGAGCTAGAGTTTCCAGAGTATCATTTTCAGTGtctctaaaaaataatttatgccCTCATATCGTTATCGTTATAGTATTTATCGTTGTAGTCTAATTACTTGAACAGGTTGGTATTACTTGAAGTTCTGCGCATGAGAAAGGCAAAGCGTTCGATTagttcctttcaaaaaattagtttaaaaaCCCCTGTTTTCACAAGCCAAATACAAATATCTACATTGATAACATAAATATTTCCTAGTATTTTAAATTGGAGAAAAGTACTCGTTCTCGAACGTGATTTTCTGGAACATCTGTACTCTTAGGAACCTTTCAATTTCAAGGTGATAATTCGATGGTAAAACCGAGAAAACATAtgaattttaacaattttgtAGCAGATAGTTTCttggatgaaataaaaaaagcgaagGCTACTCGTTCGACTCACATTATGCGTCATTGTACAACACCGGTACACACCggtactaacttgtgtcccaaaatccgtcgccgacggattaatccgtcgcaaaccgtcggaattcttggaagtggtcaaaattaaattttgaaagtaccattcgaaagtaaatgagctgctgatttcaaatatacttcgagaatttacttttgacaaatgtgtggtcTGAAAACgagcaaagtttcctcaagccccgttaattactttcacacctccgcaatccttccattggcatatcccgcggatacataaggaaggggtgttcataggatttccgcttatttctcgaaattggacaaaatgttcattgcatccgtaatcaggaggttatttagagcattttggtaccccacatcatacgttggtccgaaatttccattctcttcagaaattctctCATCCGatgttagcgcctaattcaattctcgtaaaggaaggaaagttctaggcaagtaccgaatcgcgagacttaagcgttcattgtaagctgttgacagctgttcaaaaattggaccaaataacgaaatagagtaatgttgtaagtttgacactggaaaaactagacattttcaaagctagaagcttacaGTATGAACTATTTTCAAGTACAGGTATGTTTGCTGAAGAGTTTCCGAGAGGATTTTTTCAGTCTTTGAAAGTGTAACTTTTATGCCTCAATCtatcgatggagcactttcgttgTGTTAATTACTTGAACAGGTTGGTATTACTTGAAGTTTGGCTGGGGCCAAGCGTATCGATTagttcctttcaaaaaattggtctaaataacctcctgttTTCGGATGCcaatgaacattttgtccaatttggATAACACAAATATTTCCTAGTCTTCCTTCAATTGGAGAAGTACGCGTTCATCGAACGTGATTTTCTGGAACATCTGTAACGGTCTTGAGGAACCTTTCAATTTCAAGGTGATAATTCGATGGTAAAACCGAGAAAACATAtgaattttaacaattttgtAGTAGATAGTTTCTTggatggaataaaaaaagcgATGGCTACTCGTTTGACTCACATTATGCGTCATTGTATGTGAAGATGAGAAATTATTTACATTGGAAACATATATACTTTAGAATATACCATGTACCCAAtgttctttgagttttttttgcgggaattttccaaatttttttcagcctttttttttagaaaaaattccccCATTATTCGAAATTGGGACTCACTCATGTTGTTCCATTCCGAGATGCACATAATTTGCTTCATTGTGCGatccttactttttctcttttaaaagaGAGCTGTTTTGGTGTAGTGTTCATGAGGCCAACTGGGAGTTTGAACTTTTCCTTCGGAAGTGAGGAAGAAGCTTCTGCTGGGCATCGTGAAAAGGTCGGACGTGACAACAGAGAAGTGCATGAGACGTTGTTTTTGCTGCTCGTTGCAGAGGAAAACAAAGCGGACAGATTTTCCGCCTAGCATACATCGGAGATGGGCAGCAGAGCGATAGTGTTGGGAAAACGATGAAATACATACGGAAGAATCAGAACATATTGTGACAGCTTTAATGCTGCTGTTAATTTTGCTCACTACTCCTTCGAGCCACTCCTTCTGCTTCCGGCTGTCACTGAACGAAAAATGTCTCACAGTGCCAATATTCTGGGACAAATTGTGACCCAGCAAAGCAACGCAATTGAAGATGAATCGAAAGCCTGGCTCAAAAGCTGCTATACGTGGTTTCTGTCTGCAGAGTTTACTGCGGATCAGAGGACGCGCCTCTTTTTGCGTTTCTTTTCGATACTTGCGCCTCAGTTCAGTTCGCTCTGAGGAAATCTTCGCCCTATCTCTGCTTCAAAAGCTCATTTCTAAACAAATGACTTCGCATGGAGCAAATTTGACTGTCCCGGTATGTTGAATTCTTATACTAGATAGAAATTCTCATATAGAACAAAGAACGttcttatttcaaagaaaaaagagaggaggTGAGCACTAACTTCCAACTTCCACTTTGTACACCACAAAATTGCTTAGAACATTCTTTGTCTTTCGGAACGCAGGCTTTAAACCTTCTAACTTGCAAAcaacttatttgtttttcataagTTGTCATTAAGGCAACTGATTTCAAACTTGAACGTTTTgttcttcgaaatttgaaaGTGTTGTCTTTGCCGTTGTTACGCCGAATAGCATTACATAATTGTGACGCTTTATAATTTAGTGATACATTCGAAAAATTTGATAGAACAGAGCAAAAATAAGATAAGGTGCATTAAACAcgtctattttatttcctagGAGGCTACCTTGAGCTGACAAATTCCTCAAAATGACACCATCCGGTCAGAAATGTCTATTCATTAATCAGTGCAGGGTGGTTGTAATGTGAAAGGTTGAGATAATTTCCTTTACGTTCCGTCGTTTGTTTTCTGCTGATGTCACAAGCTGTTGCTAGAACAACTGTAAATCTTTCTGCAAAACAATTTCTTAGCGACTTTGATAACTCTACAACTTTTGATACCTAACTTTCCTTCCTCATTCTGGGTGGTTTTGAGTACTAACTATAGGTTGGCCGAAATCGTTCACGGAACTGATCCTTACttgttctcttttctgtttttccacTATGTATTCACtgtatttgttttatatttatccCTAAGTAAGTAAAACGAGTCCAGAGTGGTTTGGGTTCCAAGAAACGAGGAGGACATTCAAACCGCAGAATCCTCCGATCTGTGTAATATCACATGACTTATTCACTATCACTTATGGCCGAACAAACATTCAACCTTTAAAATCACCTTTGGTACCGAATCGTTGTAAACAGTCATAAAGTATGTGGAAATAAATTCTTTATGGGATACTAGTCCTGAATTTTGGcactggagaagaaaaaaaatccctagaAGTACACCAAATGATGATCATTGTGTTGTTCTTCTGGATTCTTCTGGAGAAACTGGCTGAACTCTGGAATCTTTTACTCAAATATGCTATTTCGCCTTCGAAATTCGAAcatagaacttttttcttgctaatgAGGtcagctgttgttgttgtgagcTTTCACgtcctttttgctttttcttaaGGTATTTCGCATATTTCACATCGAAAACAGAGCAGtcgaaaaattccagatgCTTCTTATGTTTTGATATTGTTCCAACAATGATCTTTCCGCTTTCCAAAATGTGTCTGATGAAagtggaaaatgaagaaacagcgagtgtttctgtttttttttttttcggaattgcTCGTCTAACTTCACGtctcaaataaaatttcttgaaacatCAGAATGGGTTAGACTGCTTTCCTCCTACTGTATCAAAGAATTCCAAATTGATATCGATGTTTTGTCAAATCCGTTTATTGTTGTCTTTACTGTAGGTATAAATATTGTTCAAGTGTTACACGCAGtgtaaaatggaaaattatagaaaatgtCCTTCGATCTGGAAAGTTGTGAGCGATCCTCTTCGTCGTGTTCTATCGACGATAAATTACCATCAACTAACAACTTAATTCGTGGTAAAGACGGACAGTATGCAGTTGGCCATAAACTCGCACAAGGGAGATATGGAGCTGTATTTGAGGTTTGATTCATGGGTTCTTTAGGTTTCATTTCGTTAAACGAGTTTCGTTAAGGTTTTGCGAAAGTCCGACGGGAAGGCATTTGCTTGTAAGCTCGAGATTTGTAGCGCAAACTCTCACGGTCTCGACATGGACTACATCGTAATGAATCAGGCAGTCAAAAAAGGTgcatcgttttttcttttgtagtaGGTTTCGGTGTACTCAAGTAATATTACTGGGAATTTTCTGTGTTCATAGAAATGTAGAGAAATCCAAGTGGTAACGTCCCACAAATGGCTCGAGCTTCCTCTCATAATTAAAGGtcgcatgccacgaatcttaTGTGTCGATGGATTCCCGGAAAAAACTaaagatggggttgtagattgcaggatccgtGGTGGCTGCGCGCATCTCTCCATAGTCCTCCTTAAAAAGCGAGagccgctttagttcctacgaggtacgtagAGTGCTCCTCTATCTACAAATTCCTGTC is part of the Necator americanus strain Aroian chromosome V, whole genome shotgun sequence genome and encodes:
- a CDS encoding hypothetical protein (NECATOR_CHRV.G19807.T1); protein product: MRGSNVSKRVTTFDHNHSFEARECYHRHQGIITSGWYKLTKLLTVTLENAMQKLEWNKMGVKVDGLQLRPMRFADDIVQVMFNGSQAEQLLAEFEETYETIGVQLNLRKTMFMRNMDF